One window of the Staphylococcus equorum genome contains the following:
- the bla gene encoding class A beta-lactamase produces MKKVFWGLVFSALFFMMSNGTVSANEFDKIEKDNNTTVGVYGINTENGKKVQHNANERFAFASTFKAIASGVLLNNYSEKDLNKKITINEADIVEYSPVTENYIGKQMTLKDLIKASMLQSDNTANNKIMEELGGVKAFKHELKQLGDNISNPQRLEPELNLYDPNSTADTTTPRAAAQTLNTILTSDQISDGNLDLLKQVMIENETGDSLIKAGVPDNYIVGDKSGQGLTYATRNDLAFIYPDKHKKPIILAIYTKQDDKDGQPDDKVIADAAEEAIAQLR; encoded by the coding sequence ATGAAAAAAGTTTTTTGGGGTTTAGTGTTTAGTGCATTATTTTTCATGATGAGCAATGGTACGGTATCAGCGAATGAATTTGATAAAATAGAGAAAGATAATAATACAACAGTTGGGGTTTATGGCATTAATACTGAGAATGGTAAAAAAGTTCAACACAATGCGAATGAACGTTTTGCATTTGCTTCTACTTTTAAAGCCATCGCGAGCGGTGTGTTATTAAATAATTATTCAGAAAAAGATTTAAATAAAAAAATAACAATTAATGAAGCAGATATTGTAGAATATTCACCTGTAACTGAAAATTACATAGGCAAACAGATGACACTTAAAGATTTAATTAAAGCATCTATGTTACAAAGTGATAATACGGCTAATAATAAAATAATGGAAGAACTTGGTGGCGTTAAAGCCTTTAAACATGAGTTGAAGCAATTGGGTGACAATATTTCTAATCCACAACGCTTAGAACCGGAGTTAAACCTCTATGATCCAAATAGTACAGCCGATACTACAACACCTAGAGCTGCAGCACAGACATTAAATACAATTTTAACAAGTGACCAAATAAGTGACGGGAATTTAGATTTACTGAAACAAGTTATGATTGAAAATGAAACAGGCGATAGTTTAATTAAAGCAGGTGTACCAGACAACTATATCGTTGGAGATAAAAGTGGCCAGGGCTTAACATATGCTACGCGTAATGATTTAGCATTTATCTATCCAGATAAACATAAAAAACCAATTATTCTTGCAATTTATACAAAACAAGATGACAAAGATGGTCAGCCAGATGATAAAGTAATCGCAGATGCTGCTGAAGAAGCAATTGCACAATTACGCTAA